A stretch of the Bradyrhizobium arachidis genome encodes the following:
- a CDS encoding ABC transporter substrate-binding protein, giving the protein MFLRSLTFRALFSAGMLAAGAASAPASAQGSLVMYCGVQEEWCRAMSTTFEKETGIKVAMTRKSAGEVYAQLRAEASNPRGDIWWGGTGDPHLQAAEEGLTLEYESPANKDLQDWALSQWKAAKQRSIGIYAGALGFGYNTEQIKAKGIPEPKCWADLLNPKLRDDVQVADPNSSGTAYNLLATVVQLMGEDKGFDYLKALHKNVSQYTKSGAAPAKAASLGETAVGIVFIHDAVVFAVQGDPIRAVAPCEGTGYEIGSMSIVKGARNLENAKKFYDWALTPAAQALGAAAKSYQVPSNKNSPVPPQAPKMNEMKLIDYDFVKYGSSAERTRLLTKWDKEVKALPK; this is encoded by the coding sequence ATGTTTTTGAGATCCCTGACGTTCAGAGCTCTGTTCAGTGCGGGCATGCTGGCCGCGGGTGCAGCCTCTGCGCCGGCGTCGGCTCAGGGCTCGCTCGTCATGTATTGCGGCGTGCAGGAGGAATGGTGCCGCGCGATGTCCACCACCTTCGAAAAGGAGACGGGCATCAAGGTCGCGATGACGCGAAAATCCGCCGGCGAGGTCTATGCGCAGCTCAGGGCGGAGGCCTCGAACCCGCGCGGCGACATCTGGTGGGGCGGCACCGGCGACCCGCATCTTCAGGCGGCCGAAGAGGGGCTCACGCTCGAATACGAATCTCCAGCCAACAAGGATCTGCAAGATTGGGCGCTGAGCCAGTGGAAGGCGGCGAAGCAGCGCTCGATCGGCATCTATGCCGGCGCACTCGGCTTCGGCTACAACACCGAACAGATCAAGGCCAAGGGCATCCCGGAGCCGAAATGCTGGGCCGATCTGCTCAATCCCAAGCTTAGGGATGACGTGCAGGTCGCCGACCCGAACTCGTCCGGCACCGCCTATAACCTGCTCGCCACGGTCGTGCAGCTGATGGGCGAGGACAAGGGCTTCGATTATCTCAAGGCCCTGCACAAGAATGTCAGCCAGTACACCAAGTCCGGCGCCGCGCCGGCCAAGGCGGCAAGCCTCGGCGAAACCGCCGTCGGCATCGTCTTCATCCATGATGCCGTCGTCTTCGCGGTGCAGGGCGACCCGATCAGGGCCGTCGCGCCTTGCGAGGGCACGGGCTACGAGATCGGCTCGATGTCGATCGTCAAGGGCGCACGCAATCTGGAAAACGCCAAGAAGTTCTACGATTGGGCGCTGACACCCGCCGCGCAGGCCTTGGGTGCTGCCGCGAAGTCGTATCAGGTGCCATCCAACAAGAACTCGCCGGTGCCGCCGCAGGCGCCGAAGATGAACGAGATGAAGCTGATCGACTACGATTTCGTCAAATACGGCTCGTCGGCCGAGCGCACGCGGCTGCTGACAAAGTGGGACAAGGAGGTCAAGGCGCTGCCGAAATAG
- a CDS encoding ABC transporter ATP-binding protein encodes MPKSGPASVEFSHVSMRYGAVTAVDDVSFTIHAGELVTLLGPSGCGKTTTLRMIAGLEIASEGQILIGGENVTRLSAADRDVSMVFQSYALFPHMSVLENAAFGPTVKGLGKAQAEAMALEKLALVGLKGFEKRYPAELSGGQQQRVAVARALVLEPQVLLFDEPLSNLDAKLRRKVRQEIRELQQSLELTVAYVTHDQEEALAVSDRIIVMSNAKIAQQGSPRELYEAPANSFVADFIGDANLVEVTIDAVQDGQAQVMLGPIRLTLPARGLTPGPAKAAIRPHAILLGDGLPGTVRKSSYLGDHAEMIVSTPIGELFVISRQTDQLPATGAPVNLSFAQEGIALVR; translated from the coding sequence ATGCCCAAATCCGGCCCTGCCTCCGTCGAGTTCAGCCATGTCAGCATGCGCTACGGCGCGGTGACGGCGGTGGACGATGTCAGCTTCACGATCCATGCGGGCGAGCTCGTGACGCTGCTCGGCCCTTCCGGCTGCGGCAAGACGACAACCTTGCGCATGATCGCCGGGCTCGAGATCGCCAGCGAGGGGCAGATCCTGATCGGTGGCGAGAACGTGACACGGCTCTCGGCTGCGGACCGCGACGTCAGCATGGTGTTCCAGTCCTATGCGCTATTCCCGCATATGAGTGTGCTGGAGAACGCGGCCTTTGGGCCGACGGTGAAGGGCCTGGGCAAGGCGCAGGCCGAGGCGATGGCGCTGGAGAAGCTCGCTCTGGTCGGGCTCAAAGGCTTCGAGAAGCGCTACCCGGCCGAGCTATCCGGCGGCCAGCAGCAGCGCGTCGCCGTGGCGCGTGCCCTGGTGCTGGAGCCGCAGGTGCTGCTTTTCGACGAGCCGCTTTCCAATCTCGATGCCAAGCTCAGGCGCAAGGTGCGGCAGGAGATCCGTGAGCTCCAGCAGTCGCTGGAACTCACCGTCGCCTATGTCACGCATGACCAGGAGGAGGCGCTCGCCGTCTCCGACCGCATCATCGTGATGTCGAATGCGAAGATCGCGCAGCAAGGTTCGCCGCGCGAGCTTTATGAGGCTCCGGCGAACAGCTTCGTCGCTGATTTTATCGGCGATGCCAATCTTGTGGAGGTGACGATCGATGCGGTCCAGGACGGGCAGGCGCAGGTCATGTTGGGGCCCATCCGGTTGACGCTTCCGGCGCGCGGCCTTACCCCGGGGCCAGCAAAGGCTGCCATTCGGCCACACGCCATCTTGCTTGGGGATGGCCTTCCGGGAACAGTTAGAAAATCTTCTTATCTCGGCGATCACGCCGAGATGATCGTATCGACGCCGATCGGCGAGCTTTTTGTCATCAGCAGGCAAACCGATCAGCTTCCAGCGACAGGTGCGCCGGTCAACCTGTCATTCGCCCAAGAGGGCATTGCTCTTGTTCGATGA
- a CDS encoding inositol monophosphatase family protein translates to MAEASAYRRDPDGKIAVMTPAELLLRRYAAQGLVAEAGRVALDYFGRKESLGVTMKGAQDWLTVADGAVEDFLRARLAELFPGDTVIGEEGGGAASDAVWIIDPIDGTSNFARGDRNWCVSVGFLLNREPTIGIVAAPALGELYVAQRGQGATLNGQPIAVSGADDIRRAYVELGWSARVPSQRYLDVIGRGYSAGCSIKRSGSGTLGLCHVANGRTEAYAELHINAWDVAAGIVIVGEAGGWVNDFFAGDGISKGNPILCCTPALASQLSEITGIS, encoded by the coding sequence GTGGCTGAAGCGAGCGCCTATCGCCGCGATCCCGATGGCAAGATCGCCGTCATGACGCCAGCCGAACTCCTGCTGCGCCGCTACGCGGCCCAAGGCCTCGTCGCCGAGGCGGGGCGCGTTGCGCTCGACTATTTCGGCCGCAAGGAAAGCCTCGGCGTCACGATGAAGGGGGCGCAGGATTGGCTCACCGTCGCCGATGGCGCCGTCGAGGACTTTTTGCGTGCGCGGCTGGCAGAGCTTTTCCCTGGCGACACGGTGATCGGCGAGGAGGGCGGCGGCGCGGCCAGCGACGCGGTCTGGATCATCGATCCGATCGACGGTACTTCGAACTTCGCGCGTGGCGATCGCAACTGGTGCGTCTCCGTGGGCTTCCTGCTGAACCGCGAGCCGACGATCGGGATCGTCGCCGCACCGGCACTGGGCGAGCTCTATGTCGCGCAGCGCGGCCAGGGCGCGACGCTGAACGGGCAGCCGATCGCTGTCTCGGGCGCCGATGACATCCGACGCGCTTATGTCGAACTGGGCTGGTCGGCCCGTGTGCCCTCGCAGCGCTATCTCGACGTGATCGGACGCGGTTATTCCGCCGGCTGCTCGATCAAGCGCTCGGGGTCTGGCACTTTGGGCCTCTGTCATGTCGCGAACGGGCGCACCGAGGCCTACGCCGAGCTGCATATCAACGCCTGGGACGTCGCCGCCGGCATTGTGATCGTTGGCGAGGCCGGTGGCTGGGTCAACGACTTCTTCGCCGGAGACGGCATCAGCAAGGGCAATCCGATCCTGTGCTGCACGCCGGCGCTGGCATCGCAGCTCAGCGAAATCACAGGGATTTCGTAG
- a CDS encoding iron ABC transporter permease — MRPSTRLALLIGWLGYMLVPWYLPEGWDLAGYPFGRAGTALALAISGAAPWLWPIGIALLAATLLAVRAETAFSGRALIAVGLFGLVTFFAQGFAVTLPDQGIPWLAVLLGGAGAAQPGMGFGALLTLLSLLLLLCHGLAYRGFCRGDLFTTSTIGVVVLLIGLFIFLPVATILRSALVDANGSWALGEFADRLLSSTIWGLGCVGGGIACGVAWNTLILGVLTGLITTLLGLACALLVLRTAMPGKRLMRAMTVLPIITPPFVIGLALILLFGRSGVVTGLMSEWFGIPRSRWIYGLPGVLLAQVLAFAPIAFLVLMGVVQGIAPSLEEAAQTLGARHWATFRAVTWPLLRPGLANAFLLGFVESMADFGNPLVLGGNFEVLSTKIFFAVVGAAHNQGMAAVLAIVLLVFTLGAFWLQQGWLGGKSYTTVSGKGDAGIAAKLPTFVTVLSAAVIVPWVLLTAVIYAVILIGGFVKTMGRDHTPTLEHYRTGFAVDFSHGLFFEGAAWPSLFTTLKVAAISAPLTALIGLLTAYLLTRQRFVGRRLLEFTTMLSFAIPGTVLGVAYILAFNVPPVEITGTGLILVLAFVFRNMPVGVRSGIAGLAQIDKSLDEASTTLRARSFTTLRRVVLPLLKPALVAALIYSFVRSITSVSAVIFLVSAEYNLATAYIVGRVEAGEFGLAIAYSSVLIVVMAAGIALIQFGVGERKLGRRPVALATSAAEPAR, encoded by the coding sequence ATGCGCCCTTCGACGCGGCTTGCTCTGCTAATCGGCTGGCTGGGCTACATGCTCGTGCCTTGGTACCTGCCGGAGGGCTGGGACCTTGCCGGCTATCCGTTCGGGCGGGCCGGCACGGCGCTGGCGCTTGCGATATCAGGCGCGGCGCCGTGGCTGTGGCCGATCGGCATCGCGCTCCTCGCGGCGACGCTTCTCGCTGTCCGTGCCGAGACCGCTTTCAGCGGACGGGCACTGATCGCCGTCGGGCTTTTCGGTCTCGTCACGTTCTTCGCACAAGGCTTTGCGGTCACGCTGCCCGACCAGGGCATTCCCTGGCTCGCTGTGCTGCTCGGTGGGGCAGGCGCCGCGCAGCCAGGCATGGGTTTCGGCGCGCTGCTGACGCTGTTGTCGCTTCTCTTGCTGCTCTGCCATGGCCTGGCTTATCGCGGCTTTTGTCGGGGCGATCTTTTCACCACATCCACCATCGGTGTCGTGGTGCTGCTGATCGGTCTCTTCATCTTCCTGCCTGTCGCGACGATCCTGCGCAGTGCACTGGTCGATGCCAATGGCAGCTGGGCGCTGGGCGAATTCGCCGACCGCCTGCTCTCCTCGACGATCTGGGGACTGGGCTGCGTAGGCGGCGGCATCGCGTGCGGCGTCGCCTGGAATACGCTGATCCTCGGTGTGCTGACCGGGCTCATCACCACGCTGCTGGGCCTCGCCTGTGCGCTGCTCGTCTTGCGCACGGCGATGCCGGGCAAGCGCCTGATGCGCGCGATGACGGTGCTGCCGATCATCACGCCGCCCTTCGTCATCGGCCTTGCACTCATCCTGCTCTTCGGCCGTTCGGGCGTCGTGACCGGCTTGATGTCCGAGTGGTTCGGTATCCCGCGCTCGCGCTGGATCTACGGTCTGCCAGGTGTGCTGCTGGCGCAAGTGCTGGCCTTCGCGCCGATCGCCTTCCTCGTCCTGATGGGTGTGGTCCAGGGCATCGCACCGAGCCTCGAAGAGGCCGCGCAGACGCTTGGTGCCAGGCATTGGGCGACGTTCCGTGCTGTGACATGGCCGCTGCTGCGGCCCGGGCTCGCCAACGCCTTTCTGCTCGGCTTCGTCGAGAGCATGGCCGATTTCGGCAATCCGCTCGTGCTCGGCGGCAATTTCGAAGTGCTCTCGACCAAGATCTTCTTTGCCGTGGTCGGCGCCGCGCATAATCAGGGCATGGCGGCAGTACTGGCCATCGTGCTGCTTGTCTTCACGCTGGGCGCCTTCTGGCTGCAGCAGGGCTGGCTCGGCGGAAAGAGCTACACCACCGTCTCCGGCAAAGGCGATGCCGGCATTGCCGCGAAGCTGCCGACCTTCGTCACCGTGCTCTCTGCCGCGGTCATCGTGCCCTGGGTGCTGCTGACGGCGGTGATCTACGCGGTGATCCTGATCGGCGGCTTCGTCAAGACGATGGGCCGCGACCATACGCCGACGCTGGAGCATTACCGCACCGGCTTCGCCGTCGATTTCAGCCACGGCCTGTTCTTCGAAGGCGCGGCCTGGCCCTCTTTGTTCACGACGTTGAAGGTCGCCGCGATCTCGGCACCACTGACGGCGCTGATCGGCCTGCTTACCGCCTATCTGCTGACCAGGCAGCGCTTCGTCGGCCGGCGGCTGCTCGAATTCACGACCATGCTGAGCTTCGCCATTCCCGGCACCGTGCTCGGCGTCGCCTATATCCTCGCCTTCAACGTGCCGCCGGTCGAGATCACCGGGACGGGACTCATCCTCGTGCTCGCCTTCGTCTTCCGCAACATGCCCGTTGGCGTGCGCTCGGGCATTGCGGGGCTGGCACAGATCGACAAGAGTCTCGACGAGGCCTCGACGACCCTGCGGGCGCGCAGCTTCACGACACTGCGCCGTGTGGTGCTGCCCTTGCTCAAGCCAGCGCTCGTCGCGGCGCTGATCTACAGCTTCGTGCGCAGCATCACCTCGGTCAGCGCCGTGATCTTTCTCGTGTCGGCCGAGTACAACCTCGCCACCGCCTACATCGTCGGACGGGTCGAGGCCGGCGAGTTCGGCCTCGCCATCGCCTATTCCTCGGTGCTGATCGTCGTCATGGCGGCGGGCATCGCGCTCATCCAGTTCGGCGTCGGCGAGCGCAAGCTCGGCCGCAGGCCCGTCGCGCTTGCGACCTCGGCCGCCGAGCCCGCCAGATAG
- a CDS encoding PRC-barrel domain containing protein — MNILRELHAAEEELVGKVVVLSDGKAGAIDHVFLDDVHGLRISIGGHDGKWPISTVKHIEN, encoded by the coding sequence ATGAACATCCTCCGCGAATTGCATGCTGCCGAGGAGGAATTGGTCGGGAAGGTTGTCGTGCTGAGCGACGGCAAGGCTGGCGCGATTGACCACGTGTTCCTCGACGATGTGCATGGGCTTCGCATCTCGATCGGAGGGCATGACGGCAAATGGCCGATCTCAACGGTGAAGCACATCGAGAACTAA